One window of Rasiella rasia genomic DNA carries:
- a CDS encoding citrate synthase, with translation MSKIATLTIDGKSYEFPVVVGTENEVAIDIKALRGATGGVTTLDPGYKNTGSCESAITFLNGEEGILRYRGYSIEELADKADFLEVAYLLIFGELPTKEELAKFHSDIREQSHVDDDVKKILDGFPKSAHPMGVLSSLTSALVAFNPSSVNVDSEEEMYNAIVRMLAKFPVLTAWAHRKRAGLPLDYGDDSLGYVENFHKMMFHKPNQNYSVDKKVVDALDKLLILHADHEQNCSTSTVRIVGSSHAGLFVSISAGINALWGPLHGGANQAVIEMLEAIKEDGGDTHKFMNKAKDKEDPFRLMGFGHRVYKNFDPRAKIIKKSADEVLTALGIEDPVLDIAKGLEKEALEDSYFVDRKLYPNVDFYSGIIYRALGIPVEMFTPMFALGRLPGWIAQWKEMRQRKEPIGRPRQVYIGENLRSFKPVEKR, from the coding sequence ATGTCTAAAATAGCCACATTAACAATTGACGGAAAATCATATGAATTTCCAGTAGTTGTTGGTACCGAAAATGAAGTAGCCATTGATATTAAAGCGCTCCGAGGAGCCACAGGAGGTGTAACAACGCTAGATCCTGGATATAAGAATACAGGTTCTTGTGAAAGTGCCATCACGTTCTTAAATGGGGAAGAAGGTATTTTAAGATATAGAGGATATTCTATTGAAGAATTAGCAGATAAAGCTGATTTTTTAGAAGTAGCTTATCTTTTGATTTTTGGAGAATTACCTACAAAAGAGGAGTTGGCAAAATTTCATTCAGATATAAGAGAGCAATCTCATGTTGACGATGACGTAAAGAAAATACTTGATGGTTTTCCAAAATCTGCGCATCCAATGGGTGTGTTGTCTTCGCTAACATCTGCGCTAGTAGCATTTAATCCTTCATCTGTAAATGTAGACAGTGAAGAAGAAATGTATAACGCTATCGTTCGTATGTTGGCTAAATTCCCTGTTTTAACTGCTTGGGCTCACAGAAAAAGAGCTGGATTGCCCTTAGACTACGGTGATGACAGCTTAGGGTATGTGGAGAATTTTCATAAAATGATGTTTCACAAGCCTAACCAAAATTATAGCGTAGATAAAAAGGTAGTAGATGCCTTAGATAAATTATTAATTCTGCATGCAGATCATGAGCAAAATTGCTCAACATCTACTGTACGTATTGTAGGTTCTTCTCATGCTGGTTTGTTTGTGTCTATATCTGCAGGAATTAATGCCCTTTGGGGTCCATTACACGGTGGTGCTAACCAAGCTGTGATAGAAATGCTTGAAGCCATTAAAGAAGATGGTGGCGACACTCATAAATTTATGAACAAGGCAAAAGACAAAGAAGATCCGTTTAGACTTATGGGCTTTGGACATAGAGTATATAAAAACTTCGATCCTCGGGCTAAGATTATCAAAAAGTCTGCAGATGAAGTTTTAACTGCGCTCGGTATTGAAGACCCAGTGCTGGATATAGCAAAAGGCCTGGAAAAAGAGGCTCTTGAGGATTCTTATTTTGTAGATCGTAAACTTTATCCAAATGTAGATTTTTACTCAGGTATTATTTACAGAGCTTTAGGAATTCCTGTAGAAATGTTTACACCTATGTTTGCCCTTGGAAGATTGCCAGGGTGGATTGCACAATGGAAAGAAATGCGTCAACGAAAAGAGCCTATTGGCCGTCCGAGACAAGTATATATTGGTGAAAACCTTAGAAGTTTTAAGCCAGTAGAAAAAAGATAA
- the eno gene encoding phosphopyruvate hydratase produces the protein MSIIIDIHARQIFDSRGNPTIEVDVITEHGYLGRAAVPSGASTGEHEAVELRDGGDNYMGKGVLQAVENVNGKIAGTLLGVSVFEQAQIDQIMIDLDGTPNKSKLGANAILGVSLACAKAAAAELGQPLYRYVGGVSAKTLPVPMMNIINGGSHSDAPIAFQEFMVIPVKAHSFTHAMQMGSEIFHNLKKVLHDRNLSTAVGDEGGFAPTLAGTEDALDTIAMAVKNAGYTMGDDIMIALDCAAAEFFVNGKYDYTKFEGDSGKVRSSEEQAVYLAELCEKYPILSIEDGMDENDWEGWKSLTEKVGDKVQLVGDDLFVTNVERLSKGIDENIANSILIKVNQIGTLTETIAAVTMAQNAGYTSVMSHRSGETEDNTIADLAVALNCGQIKTGSASRSDRMAKYNQLLRIEEELADVAYYPGKNAFKI, from the coding sequence ATGAGCATTATTATAGACATACACGCCAGACAAATTTTTGATTCAAGAGGAAATCCAACTATAGAAGTTGACGTAATTACCGAGCATGGATACTTGGGTCGCGCTGCTGTTCCTTCCGGAGCATCAACTGGAGAGCACGAAGCCGTGGAATTGCGCGATGGTGGTGATAACTATATGGGTAAAGGAGTGTTACAAGCAGTCGAAAATGTAAATGGAAAAATTGCAGGAACACTTTTGGGAGTTTCAGTTTTTGAACAAGCACAAATAGATCAAATAATGATTGATTTAGATGGTACTCCTAATAAATCAAAACTTGGGGCAAATGCCATTTTGGGAGTTTCTTTAGCTTGTGCTAAGGCAGCAGCAGCAGAATTAGGGCAGCCGTTGTACCGTTATGTAGGAGGAGTAAGTGCTAAAACACTTCCTGTGCCTATGATGAACATTATTAATGGAGGCTCGCATAGTGATGCGCCAATTGCATTTCAAGAGTTTATGGTGATACCAGTAAAGGCACATAGCTTTACTCATGCCATGCAGATGGGTTCTGAAATTTTCCATAATTTGAAGAAGGTTTTACACGATAGAAATTTAAGTACAGCGGTAGGCGATGAAGGTGGTTTTGCACCAACACTTGCCGGAACCGAAGACGCTTTAGATACCATTGCAATGGCCGTTAAAAACGCAGGGTATACCATGGGCGATGATATAATGATAGCCCTAGATTGTGCGGCAGCAGAGTTCTTCGTAAATGGAAAATACGACTATACGAAGTTTGAAGGGGATTCGGGTAAAGTGAGAAGTAGCGAAGAACAAGCGGTATACCTAGCAGAATTATGTGAAAAATACCCTATCCTTTCTATAGAAGATGGTATGGATGAAAATGATTGGGAAGGTTGGAAATCTCTTACTGAAAAAGTTGGAGACAAAGTACAACTAGTTGGTGACGACTTGTTTGTAACCAATGTGGAGCGCCTTTCTAAAGGTATAGATGAAAATATTGCCAATTCTATATTAATTAAGGTGAATCAAATAGGTACGCTAACCGAAACAATAGCTGCGGTAACAATGGCTCAGAATGCTGGATACACTTCTGTGATGAGTCATCGTAGTGGAGAAACAGAAGATAATACTATTGCAGATTTAGCGGTTGCCCTAAATTGCGGACAAATAAAAACGGGATCAGCATCACGTAGCGACCGTATGGCTAAATACAACCAACTTCTCAGAATAGAAGAGGAATTAGCAGATGTAGCGTATTACCCAGGTAAAAATGCATTTAAGATATAG